Within the Papaver somniferum cultivar HN1 unplaced genomic scaffold, ASM357369v1 unplaced-scaffold_22, whole genome shotgun sequence genome, the region CTGAAACACATACTGTCTGTCTCCTTGTATAGAGATCAACAACTGGATTTTTTAGGTCTTAGAGTAAAAAACATGATGGACTTTCTCTCTCCAAGGAAAATTTCATCATCTCCAGAAACCTTCAATCTCATCCCTAATTAGTATTTTCCTTAGCATTAGCTCTCTTAGGCTTTCCTAGTTCCTTAGGTTTCCTAGTTCCTATCCTTTAGCATCATCAGTTtgttagatcacatcttcattaGCACCATGTCCTCTGAACATAGATTCATCCAAGTTGATAGaaattttttcagattttcttgCAACAGATTCATTCGTTCCTCTCCAATTATATTAACAGAATTCTATTCCTCTGGATCTACACATGGTTCATTTCCTGTAGCCTTAGCAAAACATCTGCAGTATGTCTTATTTGAAACTGCAAAAAATGGTGATGTAGGTCATCGTGTATGGAAGTATGCTGTGAATCAGCAATGGTTCATGGAAATAAAACAATCAAACACACATGGTTTCTATCTAAACATCACCCTTTCTAAGCCAAATCCCAAAGCTGATCCGATAACTTTCTTCATTCCTGCAGGTGAGTGTTTTGAGGGCTGGTTCAAAATGGCTTTAGCCTTGGAAGATATCATTGCTTTTTCTATCTCTTTAGGTTCTACATCATCTAAATCTCTATCCAATCagtacacaaatcacaaactttcCTATGCTTCAGTATTGAAAACCAATCCATCTATTCCAAATCCATCAACATCATTTCCAAATCCTAAGTTCATCCCAACTCACCCCAAAACATCTTTTCCAGATCCTAAATCTAGTTCAATATATCCCAAAATAATGCTTCATTCACCATTAATTTGTGACAGTTTTGCAGCACCAGTGTCTTTCAAAAGTATTGGTAGGGCTGACATTCAGATCGACCTACAGACTACTTCAAATCTATTAGGAAAGTGGCATGATGCCTTTGTCGTATCATCACCTATCCCAATTAAAAATTGGTCAGAGGTGACCTCAGCCCTCAGTCATGAATTACAACTCCATACCCTATGTACTGTTTATCCCATGAATTCTTCACAAGGTATTTTTCATGTAGACAAAGTACTATCATCTACAGATTTCGAGTTTACCTTTTCTGCAGGAAATATTACATATTCAGTTTTTAGATGGGATTCTAAATTTTGGAGTACATCTCGCTTATCAGCGACAGATTTCAATTTAGAGATTATCGGAGTCCCTTATCAATTATGGTCAGTGGGTGTTATGCATCAAATAGGAAAACTATGTGGTGAAGTTCTGCTGAATGATCCTGTTACGCTAAGGCTTGAAGATTTAAGGGCAATGCGTATGAATATACGTAATGTCAATGGGATCAACTCTATTCCGAGAGTTCTTAATCTGATCACAGATTATGGTATCTTCACGGCTTACGTCTCTGTTGCTAGCATCATTGCTCCAGAAAGAAAGCAGGCGAAAGATCGGGAACCGTTGATGAGAGGGGCAATTTTCTCGGGGTCAAATCACATGCCGGGTTCGGAGGATATTCAAAGAGCATCTACAGATATCCTCCCTAATTCTAGTAACTTTGTAAACTCTCCCAGGAAAGTTTCAAATTCTTCGAACTCAACGGATATGTCTTTGCCTTATCCAGCAAGGCAGGGTTTATGGAAAACGGGTCATCATGGATCTGTAAACAAAAAACGGAGGAAAAGTAAGCCCAAAAAGAAAAGTTCACATACCTCTCTGCGAAAAAACCTCGTATGGAAGAAGATTGATAAGTTGTCATTAGCTGTTAACTCACCCACAGACATGGAGATAGATTCTTTCATCCCAAAACCGGCCTTCAAATGATGTATCGACGAAATATTTGACCAACTATCTTCTCCTCCatccaccaaaaaaaaaatcatccaccGATAATGACAAAAGCTGTCACCAGAACATCCTCAAACCTATATTCCATCATCGACCCAATCCCCAGAACCTTATACGATCATCCTCCTTTACCTCGACATAATATCAACACCCTCATGTTGTCTCATGCCCCTCTATATACACCTCCAGTTCATAATTCTTTTCTCCCTCTGCCTACTCCAACCTATCCTAGATGTGTTAACAAAAGCTCCAGTTTCATCTTCCCTGAGTGGGTTTTTCATGAAGTACAACGTTTATTCAATCTTGGCATCAATCTGGGCATCACTTTTAACAGTATGCCAAATCACTCTAAAAGATTTTTGTCCATCAAAGTTAATATGGAAGGCCCTGTACATAAGAGCTTCAACAACTTATCTGTAATCGAAGATGACTTTGCCGTCCAAAATATTGTCAATTTGGAGGGAGTTCAACCAGTGTCAATCCATTAGCCTAGGCCAATATTCTTACCTCTAGGTGGCCTAATTGATACTTTTATTGCTAACTTGTATGCAGAGGATACCTTAAATTCCTCTCCAATGTATCCCCCTGGGTTTGAGTCTATTTCTACAGATACATCAGATGTTGTTACAGATTTCTTAGAGGTTTCTTTCCATAACACCGGTGTGGAGGAACATAGTGTAATACCTAAAAGAATGGCAACAGAGTGCAGAAGACTTGATATTTCTCCTCTAGCTCTCGAGCAATCATATGTGAAAACAAGGCGTATTATCAAAAAACGGGTACTCtcttttgataaatgaatttACAAATACTCTCATGGAACGTTCGAGGCTTATGCTCACCCAACAGGAGATCCATAGTGAAAAAGATGCTACAACTCATACAGGCCCCTGTTATTATCTTACAATAAACCAAGATGATGCGCTGCTCATCTTATGACATTACTCAGATTTGTGGAAAGCCGAATTTTGGTTGGACTTTTCAACAGTCCAGGGAAATCTCTGGGGGTATGCTTATTCTTTGGAACAAAGATTTGATAGAAGTCGCAGACTCTTTAGTGGGAGAATATACTCTATCAGTCCAATGCATTAACAAACAAGATGGTTTTCAGTGGGTTCTTACAAATGTTTATGGGCCAAACAATCCTCAAGATAGAGCTGAGTTTTGGGTAGAAATGGATAATATCTACAGACTTTGGGAGCAACCATGGTGTTTTGGAGGTGATTTCAATGTGATCACCAAATGTAGTGAAAAAAAGGGTTGTTGTAGAATCACTAAGAGCATGAAAAAGTTCTGCGACTTCATATCTCAACATGACCTTATTGATCTTCCACTTAAAGGGGCAAGATATACCTGGTCAAATGGTCAGTCTAATCCTGTTATGTGTAGACTTGATCGATTTCTCATCTCTCCAGCTTTTGAGTCCCATTTTCCTATTGTCTCTCAATTAGCCAAATATAGACCTACCTATGATCACATACCTATCCTCTTAGACATTTCAGACCCATCCTGGGGTCCTAGTCCTTTTAGGTTTGAGATTATGTGGTTTCTGGAGACTGGTTTTTATGATCTACTAGAAAACTGGTGGaattctttttgttttgcaggtacttcAAGTCTAAAGCTTTGGTACAAACTTAAAGCACTTAAGGAAAAGCTTAAGGAGTGGAATAAGCTCAGCTTTGGCAATACAAACACAAGGTTGAAACTGCTGCTGTCAGATATTCATGTTCTTGATAGTTTAGCTGAAGATACGATGTTAAATGATTCTCAGATACAAGAGTTAGTAGAGTGCAAAAAGGACTTTGAAAAAGTTACAAGAATGGAGGAGGTTTCCTGGAGGATTAAATCAAATATTAAGTGGATGCAAGAAGGAGACAAGAATACTGCTTTTTTTATCAGGAAGGCTAGTGCAAggagaagatataatagaatcaAACAATTATACATTGATGGGGTCTTGATTGATGACAGGATACAACTTACAGAGCATATTGTAAGTTTTTATGAGGATCTTTTTAAAGAAGAGGAGATTATTAGGCCGGTTCTGGAAGGTATTGATTTTGAGAGCATAAGTTCTATTGAATCTGCTATTTTGGATGCTGAATTTTCTGAAGCTGAAGTGTTACAGGCAATTCAGGAGTTAGGACATGATAAGGCTCCTGGTCCAGACGGCTTTCCCATTATGTTCTTCCACAAATGCTGGAGTTCCATTAAATCTGACATCATGGGAACTATGCAGGAATTCTGCAATACAGGTTGTATAGATACAAAACACAACTCCACTTTTATTACTTTAGTTCCTAAGAAAGATCATATAGAAACTATTAAAGACTGCAGGCCTATTTTCCTTCTTACTAGTGTCTACAAAATCCTATCCAAGGTACTTGCTACTAGGATGAAATTAGTTCTGCCAAAACTCATTTCCCAGGTTCAATGTGCTTATATAGAAGGTAGACAAATTACAGATGGTATTCTgattgcaaacgagttggttgaTTCAAGATTAAAAGCTGAAAAGCCAGGAGTAATCTGTAAAATCGATTTGGAGAAGGCCTTTGATAGAATCAACTGGAGTTAtttggagtttatgttgagaaaaATGGGGTTTAGTAGTAAATGGATTAACTGGACAAAGTTTTGTTATTCTACAACTACATTTTCTGTCCTCATTAATGGTTCTCCTTTTGGTTTTTTCAAAAGTTCAAGGGGAGTTAGACAAGGTTGTCCCATGTCACCTCTTTTATTTAACATTGCTATGGAAGGTTTCTCTAAATATATTGATAGGGCAGCTAATGCTGGTTTATTCAATGGTTTTTCTATGGTGGAAAATGGATCTGTGGTAAATCATTTGCATTCTGCGGGTGATACTATCTTTTTCGTCGACAACAGTAAAGAAGAGCTCACAAACTTGTTCTCAATTTTGCACTGTTTTGAGTATATCTCAGGTTTGAAAGTTAATAAATATAAAACTCGACCGATTGCAATTGGAGATGTTCCTCTAATGAATATTTGGGCTGCAGTGCTGGGATGCGCAGCTGATATTTTGCCCTTCTTATACTTAGGCATGCCTCTGGGAGCTAAGTCTAAGTCTAAAGAAATTTGGGTGCCTATTCTGGAGAAGTTTGATGCACGTCTTTCTACCTGGAAACACATCTCTCTACCCAAAGGAGGTAGGTTAGCTCTCTTAAAATGTATTCTAACTTCTCTTCCAATGTACTACTTCTCCCTGTTCAAGGCTCCAATTTCTGTGATCaaaattttagaaaagaaaatgagGAATTTTCTTTGGGGAAATAATAGTTGTTCTCACTTGATAAAATGGGAAATGATTTATGCTGATAAAGATAGATGAGGGTTAGGAGTTCTTAACTTGAAGCTTATGAATATGGCTCTTTTAGCGAAGTGGAGTTGGAGGTTTGGTGTAGAGAAAACCAGTTTATGGTATAAGCTCATAGTATAGAAATATGGTTGCGACTACTCAAATTGGGTTCCAGGTCCAGTTTTTTCTTCTCATGGAGTCTCCTGCTGGAAAATGATCTCTGAAACAAGAGATATGATTACTAATAACTCCTCTTTGTGCATTCATTCTGGTACTAGAGTGTCCTTCTGGTATGATAAGTGGATAGGTACTTCTTCCCTGGCAATTTGTTTTAACCATCTTTGCAAGTTGGATAGACATCAATTCGGTAGTCTGGCTGATCACATTACTCCTGACGGTGCATGGAGATTTGATTTCAAGAGAATTCTTAATAACTTGGAAGTGACTCAGTTAGCAGGGTTACTCAACGTTATTGGTAGTGATCCTCCTGTTATAGACACTCTTCCCGATACTAGGCGTTGGCAGCTTCACAACTCAGGCGGTTTTTCAGTTAAATCTCTTTATCATACTCTCactgttgttgctggtgttgatAATTTTCCACATCATTTCGTAAATAAGAATGGagttccaccaaaagtctctTTCCTCTTATGGTATGCTGTTCATGGTAAATTAAACTCCTTAGATATGTTAAATCGAAAAGGGACGGAAGTTTATAGCTCTTGCATTCTTTGTGGTAATTGTAATGAGTCTCAGGAACATCTCTTACTACACTGTAAAGTGGCATATAAAACTTGGATGGCTGTTATGCCTAAAACGCATTGGGCGTGAGTGTTCCCAGAGACTATGTATTCGCTGGCTCATTCTTGGTCTCATAGTTCTCTATCAAGTAACGATAAGGTAGTCTGGGATCTTATTCCCTCTGCAATAGTCTGGATCCTGTGGAGAGAAAGAAATTGTCGCATCTTTGAGGACAAGTATAGTTCAAGACTGATTCTGAAATTGCAGTGGATGTCAAGGCTCTTGTGCTGTCCTGGGCTAGTGCTGCTGGAAACAGGGTTCATCTGAATTTTTCAAACTCTGTTTATAACTGGGAGACAGTGTTCGACAGAGTCTCTAGTTCTTCTTGTTTTGCTTCCTTTCTTTGTTTTGTCTACCTTTTGTAGACTTTTGTATATTCTCCTCTTTTTAATAAATCTTTCActtctcatcaaaaaaaaaaaaaaacaactggaTTTATTTGACAGTTAACACTGGATGAATACGCTCCTCCATCCAAAGGGGCTGCTCCCACTAGCATTGGCATTGAAAGCGAAATTGCTCACACCCTGACAGTCTGCTTGGTTATACATGTTAGCAGTTTGACCAGTGTAAACAAATTCATAACCATTCCGGAAAACAATGTTCGAGCATCCACACCCATCTAACCTAACACGTCTGCCGGCGCAACCTGGTCCACCATATGCTGTTATCGAACTTGCAGTTGCCAATTCACTTACAACAGCCATGAGGACCAAAGCCATGAATAGCACGGAGAGTGAGTTCTTACTAGATGCCATAGCTAACTGATGAGCAATTCAGATTGAAGTACCTCCTTAAGGAATAGAAAGCAAAACgagaaattttctttttctttctttaggtttcttcttgaaattgtGAGTTTTCTTCTTAAGTTAGATGCCCGTATATATAGTTAAATGCTCAAAGAACACAACAAGCGGGTCATTAATGGCGGTACCGTGTATGGAAAAAATCCCTTATTTAACAACCAAAGAAAAAAAACGTGCATGGAGAAGCAATATCGTAAATGTAGGTTTATGCTGTTTCCATTGATTATGGATGAGGATATGCTTATTTCCATGATTAATTAATTGAAAGGATGATAATAGATAAGACggaaaaacttcaacaaagtCGGCCAGAAATTATCAGCCCAGCTATCGGCAAGTCTCAGCTTACAGTAATAGAAGGTCTGATCTTCTCCAACCAAAaacgaaagaaaaaaagaaagaggtTAATCGACTAGATCCACTACTCTAATTAATTCGAGTTTCGATCTTAATTTATTTCATGTACTGCCGTGATGATTATTCTGTAGGAATCATCTCCTTGACTTTACAAGGTACGATCATTTAGGAATGTTATCTCCTCACCGCTGTAATTTCCAGTCCATGTTTCCTATCCCGTGTTTATCTATCTCGGTATCGAATCAACAAAGAAATTTTTTCTAAATAAAATCAGCGGTTGAACCACATGTATGAAATGTTTATCCATTACCAAGACCGACATAATAACTGATTCACAAAATTAGTCGATTGGCCCTGAGAGATAATAATTTCTGCGTGAAAAGGACATgtaaattttgatattgtttaaatggacgcgAATCAAAAAGATacttttctattaattattttgtACAATtcgtcaaaaaaaaataaaagaaataaaaaattcctTCACTTAAAATGTCCATAGCATTTTTTTGGCTCGCCAATTACGTACGCACGGATCATTGATCATTGTGAACGTGTTAACCAGTAGACGAAAAATATACTAGTACAACCGTTGTCACGATGGGAGGGCCGATCGAAGAAGAATCTAAAGATGGGGTTTGTCTACGACTATTTTCGCTTTGTTtatgaaaaagtgatactttcgctccgtttcggaaaaattgatactttcactccgtttcagaaaaagtaatACTTTCGTTCTTTCTccgaaaaagtgatactttcgctccgtttcagaaaaaatgatactctGGCTCCGTTCCAGAAAAAGCATAACTTtttactttttctgaaacggagcgataCTTTTCTGGAACGCAGCCAGAATATCACTTTTTTTGAAACGGCGGAAAGAATCACTTTTCCCGAatcggagcgaaagtatcacttttccctaaacagagcgaaaatatcacttttcctgaaacggagcgaaagtatcacttttccctaaACAGAGCGAAAATAACGgcatgaaagtatcacttttcctgaaacggaatgtGACATTATGACTTTTTGTAAAACGAAAAATTGGttgatccataaaccaaaatatggttgcatgatgtgttatgcgacctttatggtggtttgcataatagcTTTGCATTCAATTTTCAAGAATTgtgcataaaataaaaatatcgtttttcttgaaacggagggagtacatcgttttattagttgcaaaggaaaattagttgatgcataaactaagatatggctacataaagtattatgtatccttgtggtggtttgcataatggatatacatttaattttctaaaattgtgcctaaaatgataaatacctccaaATTTTCCGTTAAAACTTTAAATTCGATACTGTTTTTTATACTCATTGCGTAGCTTTTTTTAtgacctttccaacgagataaaatttgtaaaattctaagggacggatttttagatatgttatattaaagtttggttgcCAATTATACTCTTAAAGAATATGATACGTATGGAATTATAGTAATTTGACTAAAAGGAAGGGATATTTTGGAATTATCAAGTGCAGACTACCAAAACCtttttatgaaattgcaaattTATGTTAGGTTTTAAATTACCCAAAAGTgaccataaaagggactccctcccttcgGACCCTCCGGTTGGTCGGCTCAATTAGTTTGCTTAAACATCAGTACATAACAGCACAAACATAAATTCTAGATTTCATAGTTTCACATAACAAAATACTTACGGATCCCTAAATACCCCGACTTAATCCTTTACCCTCAAtacgaagaaaaaagaaaaaaaaaaaaaaaaacgaaaaagaaaggagaaaaaatTCTCAAATCAATCTAATTGGACTCAGTATCAGAATAGGTCGCTTCCTCGGACtccggaagaaaaaagaaaaaatttcaagTTCCATCTTAGTGGACATGGACGGTACAGAGTATGCACGAGGACCAAGCCCATACGATTACCAAAGGGATCTTGCCcgagcaaaaaaagaaaacaaaatctgGAGAGATTTTAATGTCTTCTAATAGTTTCATTTCTGATTAATTGTTTATGTTTCTCTAACAAAATTATTTTGTTGGGTTAAATGTTTCTAATTGAATTATTTTGTTGTAGTTATTTAGAAGAAAGAAATGATGTGACTAGTGCTCGTGGTATTAGTGTTCAAGGATGTAGTGAATTG harbors:
- the LOC113340603 gene encoding antimicrobial peptide 1-like produces the protein MASSKNSLSVLFMALVLMAVVSELATASSITAYGGPGCAGRRVRLDGCGCSNIVFRNGYEFVYTGQTANMYNQADCQGVSNFAFNANASGSSPFGWRSVFIQC